The DNA region AAAAATCCCGGTGGTTATTGCGGTTTAGGTGGTACTAATGTTGCTTGTCCTGTGGGTGTTTCTGAAGCCCCAGTCAGTTAGAAGAACCGATTCATAATGTAGAGTGGGTAGGGGTTTTCTCGTTCCCATACTCTGTATGGGAATGAATTTTTCAAGGCTCTGCCTTGAATGATACCAGAGTCAGAGTCTCTGTGATAGCATTCCCAGTCTCAGACTGGGAACGAGATCAACGATATCATTAAAATGCGTGCATGAGATAAGCGAAAACTCCCATCCAAATAATAATACTCACAGGTGCGCCAATCATAATCCCAGCGATCGCCCAACCTCTTTGATGGGCTTTAAATTGTTCAATACTGCGCCAGTGTCTACTTTTCCAAGCCCACTCATTACCTTTAAAACCGAGAGCGATTGTCATGATTCCGCCAATATGGGGGATAAAACACAGCAACCCATACCAAACATTATTAGGCCACATCCACAACCAAGGCATCAAAAACGCCCCCCAATTCCAACCTAAAATTTCCTCTGGTACTGGTGCATATTGATTAGATATACCACATCCAGAATTGTTAATGACATCTTTGATCTCTAAGTGTTCAACTGCTCTTTTTGGGCTAACTGTATCCCCAGATTTGAGCGCAGTCAAGGCTTGATTTGCATTACTAAAACGTTGTTCTGGTGCGGGTTCTATTAGCTTCTGCAACCAATTTTCAAAGGACAAACTCAGACTAACTCGGTCTGCAAATTGTATTCGTAAATCTTGCTGAGGTAAATCTGCGGGAGGAAGACCAGTTAATAAATGAATTAAAGTTGCTCCTAAAGCATACAAATCCGATGCAGGAACCGCCCGACCTCCAAATTGTTCCATAGGTGCATAACCATAAGTACCGACAACGGTAAAAGTTACACCTTCTTTAGCAGCTTTATCTTGAACAGCCCCAAAATCAACTAAATAAATTTGATTATCTTCACCCCAAATCAAATTACTTGGTTTAATATCTCGATGTAAAACTCCTGGATTTAACTCATGTAAATAGGTGAGAATTTTTAAAACCTTAACAGCAATTTTTCTAACTTTATTTTCCGTAAATCTTTCACCAGCAACGAGTTTTTCTTTGAGAGATTCACCAGGAATATATTCTTGAATCAAGCCAAACCAGAGACTGCGGTCATCAATACAAAAATAATCAATATACTTGGGGATACAAGGATGATTTAGTTGTTTCAGAATCTGTCCTTCTCTCTCAAATAGTTTGAGGTCATCCCACTGAACAGCACCACCAAAAGCCAAGAGTTTGACGACAACTAAAGAATTTTCTGGGTTAGTGGCTTGCAAATCCTTAGCTAACCAAGTTTGGCGAATTCCATTATTCCCAAGTTGGCGTTGGATTTGATAACGGTCTTGTAATATTTCTTCTGTTTGCAGCATTTAGACACCTGCTGGCAATTTACGCTCAGTTTATTCCCCGACTATTCCAGGATAATCAATTGAATGAGAAAATGTAAAGGAAGCAGGAGAATAGATGACAGATAAAGGGTGACAGGTGAAAGATCTGAGTTTTTCCTAATTACGAATTATAAATTACTTTCGCGAAGCGTTTCCGAAGGAAATATGATGAATTATCATGTTCTCCCAGCTAAATTAGCAACCACCGCTGCTAATTCTCCAGGATTTATCGGCTTGGGAATATGTAACTGAAAGCCGGCTAACAAAGCTTGGGTGCGGTCTTCTGCTCTAGCATAAGCTGTTAGTGCCACTGCGGGAATTTTTCCTCCTTGATCACTAGGAAGACTTCTAACTTTACGAATTAGTGTATAGCCATCTTCTTGGGGCATTCCAATATCACTTATTAATATATCTGGGTGGAATTGTGATAACGCCTTCAGTGCTTCTTGAACACAAGTTACAGCGAGGACTTGAGCGCCATATTGTCCTAAAATTGTGGTGAGCAAATTCCGTGTATCTGCTTCATCATCAACAACAAGTACCCGCACATCTTGCAGGATTGAGAATTGCTGATTAACAAAATCGCTTTTGGCTGAAAATGGGTGTGGCTTTGGTGTATTATTTTCGCTCATTAAGGCTTTCATGGGTAAATTGACGGTGAAGATTGACCCATGTTCTATTCCTGGACTGCTGGCGGAAACTGTGCCGCCGTGCAGTTCTACCAAATGACGGACGATGGCTAATCCTAATCCTAATCCGCCGTGCGATCGCGTAGTTGAGCTATCAGCTTGGCGGAAGCGTTCAAATACATGAGGTATAAATTCAGGAGAAATTCCTATTCCAGTATCACTGACTTGAATTTGCACACGGGAATTAATTCGCTCTAGTTTTACCTGAACTCTTCCTCCCTTGGGTGTAAACTTGACAGCGTTGGAGAGCAAATTCCAGATTATTTGTTGCAAGCGGTTAGCATCAGCTATCACTAACCCCAGTGCTGGGTCAAATTCTGACTCAATGGAAATACTTTTAGCATCTGCGGCTGGGCGCACAGTGTCGATAGCTGCTTCTACTACTGGGGCAAGTTCCACTGGACGCAGATTAAGGTGAAGTTTGCCACGGATAATCCGGGAAACATCCAAAACATCTTCAATTAATTGTGCTAAAGCACGACTGTTACGGTCTATGGTATCCAACGCTGTAGCAGTGGTAGCCTCATTAAACTTACGGCTTTTGAGTAGCTGTGTCCACCCTAACATGGCATTGAGGGGGGTGCGGAGTTCGTGAGAAAGTGTGGCTAAAAACTCATCTTTGATGCGGTTAAGAGCTTCTGCTTCAGCCCTAGCTGCTTGTTCTCGCTCTAGTAATTGTTCCCGTTCTTGCTCTGCTTGCTTACGTTCGGTAATGTCAATCATGAACCCATGCAGTAGCTTTGGTTCATCTTCACCCCGCAGCACATTAACAATGTCATATAACCAAACCACTCTGCCATCTGCGGCCAACATTCTATATTCAAATTCGTAATTTTCCAGTGATTGTGAAGAGTGGAAACAATAATTAACTACCCATTCCTGATCATCTGGGTGGATGTGTGTTGCCCAAAAATTTTCATTGTACCAATCATTTGAGGGATAACCGAGAATTGCTTCACTTTGGGGACCAATGTATGTAAAATTCCCAGTTTTAGAATCTGCTTCCCAAGGAATAACGCGCACTTTTTCTGTTAATTTCCGAAATTTTTCTTCGCTTTGTTTAAGCGCAAATTCGGCTTGTTTTTGCTCAGTAATATCTCTCATGAGAGCCACAAATCCTTTCACTATTCCTTGCTGATTAAATTGGGGAATGTAAGTGACGCTTGTATGACGTTTTGTACCATCTTGATGAAATATTTGGGTTTCGTAGGTGACTTCCTTTCCTGATAGGGCTGTTTCTACATAAGGAGAAATTGTTTGATAAATTGACTTTCCTAAAAATTCTTCCAGGTGCTTACCATAAATTTCAGAGGTGGGTATGCCAAACCATTCTTCATATTTTTTATTATTAAAGCGATAACGCTGTTGAGCATCAACATAAGAAATTTTTGCTGGCAAAGAATTGGTAATCAAGCGCAGTTGTTCTTCCTGTTTCTGTAGGGACTCCTCTGCTTGTTTACGTTGACTGACATCTACCACAAACCCGATGATTTGTTCTGAATTATTGTCTAATAATGCCAAACCTACTATAACACTAACCCGACTGCCATCTTTACGGATGTATTGTTTCTCAAAAGGTTGACAAACTCCTTGAGTTTTTAACTCAACCTTTAAGTTTTCGCTTTGTTCCACATATTCTGGAGGTGTTATTTCTCGAACGTTTATTCGTCCTGTTAGTAGTTCTTCTTGTGAATAACCTACCATTTTTAAAAAGGCATCATTTGCTTCTAACACTTTGCCATTCATATCAGTTATAATCACCCCGATAATGTTGGCATTTTTCAATCTTCTGAATCGAGATTCACTCGCAGCCAGGTATTGGATATTTATTTCTAACTTCTGTTTAGCAGCACGTAATTCTGAGTTGAGCCAATTGATCAATAGTGTTATCATCATAAATAATGATAACTTAATTATACTGTTGAGACTATCAACATGAAATGAAAATTTGGGGTTGATAAAAAAGTAGTTGACAGCTATGGTAGAAGAAATAGTAGCTA from Anabaena sphaerica FACHB-251 includes:
- a CDS encoding serine/threonine protein kinase, which produces MLQTEEILQDRYQIQRQLGNNGIRQTWLAKDLQATNPENSLVVVKLLAFGGAVQWDDLKLFEREGQILKQLNHPCIPKYIDYFCIDDRSLWFGLIQEYIPGESLKEKLVAGERFTENKVRKIAVKVLKILTYLHELNPGVLHRDIKPSNLIWGEDNQIYLVDFGAVQDKAAKEGVTFTVVGTYGYAPMEQFGGRAVPASDLYALGATLIHLLTGLPPADLPQQDLRIQFADRVSLSLSFENWLQKLIEPAPEQRFSNANQALTALKSGDTVSPKRAVEHLEIKDVINNSGCGISNQYAPVPEEILGWNWGAFLMPWLWMWPNNVWYGLLCFIPHIGGIMTIALGFKGNEWAWKSRHWRSIEQFKAHQRGWAIAGIMIGAPVSIIIWMGVFAYLMHAF
- a CDS encoding PAS domain S-box protein encodes the protein MAIVSVGIALVLTFVLQPFLDRSIFLLFFGAIAISTWYGGIKPGILATISSTIAVNYFFINPKFSFHVDSLNSIIKLSLFMMITLLINWLNSELRAAKQKLEINIQYLAASESRFRRLKNANIIGVIITDMNGKVLEANDAFLKMVGYSQEELLTGRINVREITPPEYVEQSENLKVELKTQGVCQPFEKQYIRKDGSRVSVIVGLALLDNNSEQIIGFVVDVSQRKQAEESLQKQEEQLRLITNSLPAKISYVDAQQRYRFNNKKYEEWFGIPTSEIYGKHLEEFLGKSIYQTISPYVETALSGKEVTYETQIFHQDGTKRHTSVTYIPQFNQQGIVKGFVALMRDITEQKQAEFALKQSEEKFRKLTEKVRVIPWEADSKTGNFTYIGPQSEAILGYPSNDWYNENFWATHIHPDDQEWVVNYCFHSSQSLENYEFEYRMLAADGRVVWLYDIVNVLRGEDEPKLLHGFMIDITERKQAEQEREQLLEREQAARAEAEALNRIKDEFLATLSHELRTPLNAMLGWTQLLKSRKFNEATTATALDTIDRNSRALAQLIEDVLDVSRIIRGKLHLNLRPVELAPVVEAAIDTVRPAADAKSISIESEFDPALGLVIADANRLQQIIWNLLSNAVKFTPKGGRVQVKLERINSRVQIQVSDTGIGISPEFIPHVFERFRQADSSTTRSHGGLGLGLAIVRHLVELHGGTVSASSPGIEHGSIFTVNLPMKALMSENNTPKPHPFSAKSDFVNQQFSILQDVRVLVVDDEADTRNLLTTILGQYGAQVLAVTCVQEALKALSQFHPDILISDIGMPQEDGYTLIRKVRSLPSDQGGKIPAVALTAYARAEDRTQALLAGFQLHIPKPINPGELAAVVANLAGRT